In Halorientalis sp. LT38, a genomic segment contains:
- a CDS encoding CAP domain-containing protein, with amino-acid sequence MVNKAALSVLGVIVLVSMGVGVLIGMQIGGGGADMAGATSPTADGGEQGQNGGGSADDPTTVPGGEVETVRPPSERTTIAPRRFSAGEIRNEIKSLINERRESRGLSALRVDGNVVDRLDAMAHGHSNEMADEGRVTHNVGGNTSRLRYENADLFDTCQFESDPGTYVVDARYNRLELIGHVVAGRTHDGKFLDDESDVAAAIVSDWLSGTSRDRLFYENAGRIGAGIEVTSSGDVYATVNLC; translated from the coding sequence CATGGGCGTAGGCGTGCTCATCGGGATGCAGATAGGCGGCGGCGGCGCCGACATGGCTGGCGCGACGAGTCCGACCGCGGACGGCGGGGAGCAGGGCCAGAACGGCGGCGGCTCAGCCGACGATCCGACGACGGTTCCCGGCGGTGAAGTCGAGACGGTGCGGCCGCCGTCAGAGCGAACGACGATCGCCCCACGGCGGTTCTCGGCCGGTGAGATCCGCAACGAGATCAAGTCGCTGATCAACGAGCGGCGCGAGTCCCGGGGACTGTCCGCGTTGCGAGTCGACGGAAACGTCGTCGACCGGCTCGACGCGATGGCACACGGCCACAGCAACGAGATGGCCGACGAGGGGCGCGTCACCCACAACGTCGGCGGGAACACGAGCCGCCTCCGCTACGAGAACGCGGACCTGTTCGACACCTGCCAGTTCGAGTCCGACCCCGGTACGTACGTGGTCGACGCGCGGTACAACCGACTCGAACTGATCGGTCACGTCGTCGCGGGCCGGACCCACGACGGGAAGTTCCTCGACGACGAGTCCGACGTCGCGGCCGCCATCGTCTCGGACTGGCTTTCGGGGACCAGTCGCGATCGGCTCTTTTACGAGAACGCAGGCCGGATCGGCGCCGGCATCGAAGTGACGAGCAGCGGGGACGTCTACGCCACCGTGAACCTCTGCTGA